TTTCAAAGTATCCTGAGAGCAAAATAAGAGTTATAAACATGGGTGTTGGTGGAGATACTGTAAGGCATCTCAAAGCGCGTTGGCAGAAAGATGTTTTAGATTTAAAGCCTGACTGGCTTTCTATCATGATAGGTATAAATGATGTTTGGAGACAGTTTGACAACCCTCTAATTCCTGAATGTCATGTATATTTAGACGAATATGTTTCAACATTAAACCAATTGATAGAAGAAGCAAAGCCAACTTTAAAAGGACTTGTTTTGATGTCGCCGTTTATAATTGATGATAACAAGAATGATGCTATGCGAAAGAGAATGGATGAGTACAGATTTGCAATGAAAGAAATAGCTCAAAAACATAGTGCAATATTTGTTGATGTTCAGGAAGCTTTTGATGAATTCTTAAAATACTATCATTCATATGCACTTGCGCTTGAC
The sequence above is drawn from the Caldicellulosiruptor bescii DSM 6725 genome and encodes:
- a CDS encoding SGNH/GDSL hydrolase family protein; this encodes MKIENGSKLLFIGDSITDCGRARPVGEGLHWNNLGNGYVSLVQAQLLSKYPESKIRVINMGVGGDTVRHLKARWQKDVLDLKPDWLSIMIGINDVWRQFDNPLIPECHVYLDEYVSTLNQLIEEAKPTLKGLVLMSPFIIDDNKNDAMRKRMDEYRFAMKEIAQKHSAIFVDVQEAFDEFLKYYHSYALALDRIHPNLTGHMIIANAFLKAIEF